The genomic segment ACCGAACGGCGTAGTTTGCCGCTGTATCGGTCTATGAATTTCTGGACTACCTCATTGTATGGCATTTCTATGATGGTAGGCATTCTCTTCAGGCGGTCGATATACACTTCCTTTTCGAAGACAGGGTTTACATCGCGGTATTTGCAGGTTGTATCTGCCATCATGTAAGTCTGTGCATTGTAAAGGTGGAGTAGGCTGTCGAGGTTATCTTCCAGTCCCTCTGGTACTTCGATTTCCTCCTGCTTTCCGTCTTTGTCGGTAACGGTGATGATATCATCGCTATCTGTTTCTTCTGTAACGTCGGTTTGGGCATGAATGCCTTGTAAGCTGAACAGCATCGCTGCTGCCATGACTAGTATTTTCTTCATATTGATGTTTTATCTCGTCTATGTTTCTAATTTCTATTTTGCGTTATAATATATATAAATAGGTGTATTCTGACTCCTCACGCATTAAAATGTGAGTGAGCAGCTTACGCCGAGGCTTCCAGACCGCAGCGGATTAGCAGTCTTGTTACCGTTATTCAGCATGGTAGGCTCTATTCTGAGCGAGAGATCATCGGAGATGTCAAATTCCGAGAGCGATGCATCTACGTAGGCATCAATCACTGAGAAGGCATAGATGCCTATCATGACGAAGGTTCCCAAGTCTCTCCAACGGCGATATTTATCTTTTCGCTTGCGGAAAATTTCCTTATAGCGTTCTATGTTCGATTCGTTGATCTGGGCACCCAAGTGCAGAAACTGATTGTAGCTCTGGGTGTTGGGGTCATCGTCCATAATATCCATGTAGGCTTGCGAATAGTCGTGATACATCTGGTTGTTCCAGGTGATGGCGTATGTACAGCCTACGAAACCGCCATAGATGAAGGGCAGTTTCCAATATTTGCGATTGTATATCTGTCCGGCACCAGGTAATACAAGTGCCAACCACATGGCACGCTTGGTATCAGGTCGCCAAGTTGCCCAGTTGCGCTTTTTGCGTACAGGCTTTGCTGGTTGGGTGAGGCTTGCCAGTTTGCTGCTGTCTTGTGCGCTAAGCATCGAGTCTATGGCTATTTTTGCCGAGTCGGCTGATGCAATGGTTGGCACATTGGTCACTTGTTTTTTTTGTTTCGACTTCTGTGCCTGTGCGCCCATCGGTGCCAGAAGCAGCAGGGTTGCCAAACAGATTTGTGATATACAGAGTTTCACTTTTATTCTTGCTTTAACTGATCGAAAACATTCATGATGTGCTCCAGCTCCTCTTCGTTGGCGAATGGAATGCTGATTTTTCCCTTGCCCTTAGCAGAGCAGGTGAACTGCACTTTGGTATTGAGAAACTGTGACAGGCGGTTTTTGAGTTGTGTAAATTCCTCAGGCATCTGAGCCTTAGCCGTGATGGTTTTCTTACCGCTCTCGATGTCTTCTCCGCTCTTGAGTCGCTGTACCATCTCTTCAACCTTTCTTACTGAGTAGCCGTTCTTCTGTATCTCCTTGAACAACTTGATTTGCAGCGAAGGTGAGTCGAGGGCCAGTAGGGCACGGCAATGCCCCATGTCGATTTCTTTCTTCTGTAGTGCCATCTGCACCTGGGCAGGAAGTTTGAGCAGTCGCAGATAGTTGGCGATAGCTGCACGGCTCTTGCCCACACGTTCTGAAATTTTCTCCTGTGTCATACCCTCGTTTTCCAGAAGGTGTTCGTAGGCGAGTGCTATTTCTATGGCGTTGAGGTCTTGGCGCTGGATATTCTCTACGAGCGCCATTTCCATTACGTTCTCATCGCTGATGGTGCGGATGTATGCAGGGATAGCTGTCAGCCCCGCAAGTTGTGAAGCGCGCCAGCGGCGTTCACCGGCGATAATCTGGAATCTGTTTTCAGAAACCTGTCTTAAGGTGATAGGCTGGATGATGCCTATGGCCTTGATGCTTTCGGCGAGCTCATGTAAGGCTTCGTCGTCAAACTCCCGGCGTGGCTGATTGGGATTCGCCTCAATCTGGTCGAGAGGAATTTCATTGATGGTACTGCTGCCCTGGGTGCGCACTCCCTCGGTAGAGATGAGGGCATCGAGTCCGCGTCCTAAAGCGTTGCTCTTTGTACCGTTGTTGTATTTCTTGTGTACTGCCATTTTTTTACTTTTAATTTTGAACATTGAACTTTCTGAAAGGGCTCAATTTCCAAATCTTAACTATTCTTGTTGATAATCTCCTTTGCCAAGGCCAGATGGTTCTTGGCTCCATTGCTTTCTGCATCGTAAAGGATAACTGGAAGACCATGGCTCGGACTCTCGCTCAGCTTCACGTTGCGCTGGATTACGGTCTTGAACACCAATTCCTGGAAGTGGCGTTTCACCTCGTCGTATATCTGGTTGGCAAGGCGTAGACGACTATCATACATGGTGAGCAGGAAACCTTCTATCTCGAGTTTCGGATTCAGCTTGCTCTTGATGATCTTGATGGTATTGAGCAATTTGCTGATACCTTCAAGAGCGAAATATTCACATTGAACTGGGATGATGACACTGTCGGCTGCTGTCAACGAATTGACGGTGATGAGGCCGAGCGAAGGCGAACAGTCTATCAGGATGTAGTCGTATTCGTCACGGATAGGCTGCAGCAATGTCTTAATCACCTTTTCGCGATTTTTGAGATTCAACATCTCTATCTCGGCACCTACCAGGTCGATATGACTAGGAATGATGTCGAGTCCATCAATGTCGGTGGTGTAGATAGCATCGCGCACGTCTGCATGGTCGATGATGCATTCGTAGAGCGAGCAGTCTACCTCGCTGATGTCCACGCCCAATCCACTGGAAGCGTTTGCCTGTGGGTCGGCGTCCACTACGAGTACCGTTTTCTCTAGCGTGGCAAGCGATGCTGCCAAGTTAATGGTGGTAGTAGTCTTTCCTACACCGCCTTTTTGGTTAGCTAATGCGATGATTTTTCCCATTTTCTTAGTAAATTTTCGGCAAAGATACAAAAATATTGTGAGAAAGTCGCTATCTTTAAAGGTTTTTTCGTACTTTTGCACCAAAAAGAAATATATTTTTATGGAAAATAAGAAACCGTTAGTATTAATTTCGAATGATGATGGCTATCATGCCAATGGAATCAAGACCCTGGTGAACTTTCTGAAAGACTGGTGTGACCTGCTGGTTGTTGCACCGGAAAGTGCCCGTTCGGGATTCGCCTGTGCCTTCTCGGCTACTACTCCCTTGCGCCTGAAGCGTCGCCACAATATGGGGAATGATGTGGAGGTTTGGTCATGTAGCGGCACACCGGTTGACTGTGTGAAACTGGCGTTGGATCAGTTTCTTGCTGATCGCAAGCCCGATTTGATTATCGGCGGTATCAATCATGGTGACAATTCGAGTGTGAACAATCATTATTCGGGAACGATGGGTGTAGCTAAGGAGGGCTGTATGCAGCATATTCCAAGCATAGCCTTCAGCAGTTGCAATTATGATGAAAATGCGGATCTCAATCCTTTGCGCGATGGGGTACTGAAGGTTGTTAAGATGGTGTTGGAGAAGGGATTGCCGGAATATACCTGTCTGAATGTCAACTTCCCGGCTTTACCTCCGTTCAAGGGTTTCAAAGGTTGCCGGATGACTCATGGCTCCTGGATCAATGAGGTGGATCATCGCACTCATCCGCATGGATATGATTATTATTGGATGGTGGGTGAATACCGTAATGACGAACCGGAGGCAACGGATACTGACCAATGGGCTGTGAATCATGGTTACATCGCTATTACCCCAACTAAGATTGATGTAACGGATTATGATTGGTTAAAGAACTTTGAATTATAATTATGAAGTATTACCTGATAGTAGGCGAGGCTAGTGGAGATTTGCATGCCAGCAGATTGATGCGCTCGTTGAAAAAAATAGACGAGTTTGCTGAATTCCGTTTCTTTGGCGGTGATTTGATGGCTGCTGAAGGTGGCACTCGCGTCAAGCATTTTAAGGAGTTGGCTTATATGGGTTTTGTGCCTGTACTGCTACATTTGGGTACCATCTTTTCGAACATGAAGAGATGCAAGGAAGATATTGTGAAATGGAAGCCGGATGTAGTGATACTGGTAGATTATCCGGGATTTAATCTCAAGATAGCTAAGTTCCTGAAAAAGAACACCAATATCCCTGCCTATTATTATATTTCTCCTAAGATATGGGCATGGAAGGAGTGGCGGATCCGCAGCATTAAACGTGATATCGCTGAACTCTTCTCAATCTTGCCATTCGAGGTGCCGTTCTTCGAAAAGAAGCACCGTTATCCTATTCACTATGTAGGTAATCCTACGGCTCAGGAAGTAGGGGAGTTCAGGTCGGGATATCATCAGAGTTTTACGGAATTCTGTCAGGAGAATAATCTTGACACCTATCGTCCTGTTGTCGCTTTGCTGGCAGGAAGCCGTCTGCAGGAAATCAAAGATAATCTGCCGGCGATGATTGAGGTGGCTGAGCGTTTTGAAGATTATCAGATGGTGCTTGCCGGTGCTCCTTCGATAGACGATGCTTACTATGAGAAGTTTATCAAAGGTACACCTGTCAAACTGGTGCGTAACAAGACTTATCCGCTCTTGTCGCATGCTACAGCAGCTCTTGTTACCAGTGGTACTGCAACTTTAGAGACGGCTCTTTTCGATGTGCCTCAGGTGGTATGTTATGAAACGCCTGTACCTCATCTCATCCGTTTCGGTTTCAAGCATATCATCAAGGTGAAGTTCATCTCGCTGGTGAATCTTATCGCCAATAAGGAGATTGTGCCGGAGATGCTTGCCGACCGCTTTACGGTTGATGGTATTGCCAACGAACTTTATCAGATTCTTCCGGGAGAACCTGGCAGGGATAAGATGTTGGCAGAATATCAGGAAGTTCGAACTCAGTTAGGCGATAAGGTTGCGCCGGATGAGGCTGCGGGCATCATGTTTGGTCTTCTGGTTAAGCGTAGGGAAATGCTTCTCCGTATGGCTCGTGAGCGTGCTGAAGCTGAAGCCAAAGCTGCAGCTGAGGCTGCAGAACGTGCGCGACAGAAGGCGATAGCTGAAGCCGAGGTTGCTAAGAAACGTGCCGAAGAGGAAGCTTTGGCGGCGCAGAAACGGGCAGAAGAAGAGGCTGAACTGGCAAGAATAAGAGCAGAAAAAGCCCGACTGGCGGCTGAGGCTAAGGCACGTGAGGCTCAGCAGCGTGCAGCCCAGGCACAGTATGAGGCGCAGGAAGCCCAGAAGGGTGAACGCTTTGAGGAAGAACAGGAAAAAGGTGAAATGTTTTAATAAAAAGCAATCTCTTTCAGTTCTGTGCGGATATCAATCCGCTGCAGAACTGCTGACTAAGGCAGATTTGAAGGTATACGCTAAAACCATCATCACGGAAATCAGAAAGTATGATCCGGATAATATCATCCTGATGGGTTGTCCGCATTGGGACCAGGATATTGATATCGTGGCAAAGAGCCCTATCGATGGTGTGGAGAATGTGATGTATACCCTTCATTTCTATGCAGCCACCCATAAAGATTATCTGCGTGATAAACTGGAGGCTGCCGTGAAGAGCGGTTTGCCGGTCTTTGTATCAGAATGTGTTGGTATGGAGGCTTCGGGTAATGGTCCTCTGGCTCCTGATGAGTATCAGAAATGGCTCGATGTAATGGAG from the Segatella copri genome contains:
- a CDS encoding ParA family protein, which produces MGKIIALANQKGGVGKTTTTINLAASLATLEKTVLVVDADPQANASSGLGVDISEVDCSLYECIIDHADVRDAIYTTDIDGLDIIPSHIDLVGAEIEMLNLKNREKVIKTLLQPIRDEYDYILIDCSPSLGLITVNSLTAADSVIIPVQCEYFALEGISKLLNTIKIIKSKLNPKLEIEGFLLTMYDSRLRLANQIYDEVKRHFQELVFKTVIQRNVKLSESPSHGLPVILYDAESNGAKNHLALAKEIINKNS
- a CDS encoding ParB/RepB/Spo0J family partition protein, whose amino-acid sequence is MAVHKKYNNGTKSNALGRGLDALISTEGVRTQGSSTINEIPLDQIEANPNQPRREFDDEALHELAESIKAIGIIQPITLRQVSENRFQIIAGERRWRASQLAGLTAIPAYIRTISDENVMEMALVENIQRQDLNAIEIALAYEHLLENEGMTQEKISERVGKSRAAIANYLRLLKLPAQVQMALQKKEIDMGHCRALLALDSPSLQIKLFKEIQKNGYSVRKVEEMVQRLKSGEDIESGKKTITAKAQMPEEFTQLKNRLSQFLNTKVQFTCSAKGKGKISIPFANEEELEHIMNVFDQLKQE
- the surE gene encoding 5'/3'-nucleotidase SurE is translated as MENKKPLVLISNDDGYHANGIKTLVNFLKDWCDLLVVAPESARSGFACAFSATTPLRLKRRHNMGNDVEVWSCSGTPVDCVKLALDQFLADRKPDLIIGGINHGDNSSVNNHYSGTMGVAKEGCMQHIPSIAFSSCNYDENADLNPLRDGVLKVVKMVLEKGLPEYTCLNVNFPALPPFKGFKGCRMTHGSWINEVDHRTHPHGYDYYWMVGEYRNDEPEATDTDQWAVNHGYIAITPTKIDVTDYDWLKNFEL
- a CDS encoding glycoside hydrolase family 5 protein, yielding MKVYAKTIITEIRKYDPDNIILMGCPHWDQDIDIVAKSPIDGVENVMYTLHFYAATHKDYLRDKLEAAVKSGLPVFVSECVGMEASGNGPLAPDEYQKWLDVMEKNKVSWVNWSVSDKDETCSMLLPRANATGTWTDDLIKPWGKMVKQALKKYNR
- a CDS encoding DUF5683 domain-containing protein, which codes for MGAQAQKSKQKKQVTNVPTIASADSAKIAIDSMLSAQDSSKLASLTQPAKPVRKKRNWATWRPDTKRAMWLALVLPGAGQIYNRKYWKLPFIYGGFVGCTYAITWNNQMYHDYSQAYMDIMDDDPNTQSYNQFLHLGAQINESNIERYKEIFRKRKDKYRRWRDLGTFVMIGIYAFSVIDAYVDASLSEFDISDDLSLRIEPTMLNNGNKTANPLRSGSLGVSCSLTF